agAAAAGTAAGAAAGGACCTTCCACATATCAATGGTAAATGCCTTTTCTTACCGGTTCATGTTGGAATATTTTAGTTATATGTACAGCGAATATAGACACCCAAAATATGACACATATTAAAAAAGAAAGGCACAAAATACAACCATTTCCACCATTAAACAAAGCAGAAATTCGTGTCAAAAAGAACccattttcaatttcatcacatttttTGCAATGCCATCATGCTTTAACAACACTTAACTCGCTTGTCCCTAAAGACAGATCTGTACAACTTTTAACCATCTTTTATGCTCCCTACACTAAAGGAACCTTCTTTGATTTCCCTTTTTTTCATCTcaaattaataaacattttataatttacatCCTTAAACCATTTACTACAAAAACTGGACCTTTGATAGACATATATATTATACTTGAAAACAAGCAAACCCAAACTCCTATTATATTGTTCCTCACCTGATTTCATTATGGTTGCTTGTAAAGAAATGAGTATGTCACGCCTTTCAtatgttttcatcattttctgtCCTGTTGGACCAAATTATCTCGATTTCAAGCGTTCTGGAAGACCCATCTTTGTTGCTATCATGATTCAGGCTGAATAAACCACTATATACTCCCTCTGTTACGACTTTGTCGATCTGAATAGTCACCCTTCCTAATGTTGTCTGAAAAAAAAATCTCTATCAGAAATCAGAAAgcaataccaaagatatgaaaATATAACTATTAGCACTTTTTTATCCCACTACAAAAGGAAAACTTTTCATCTAAGTGCACCAAGTACCACCGACAACTGAATATGATACTACACTCAGCATTAGATCTCAAAATCTCATTTAccttcccaaaagtatttttacTTTTGCATATGATATGGAGTTTTTGTCCCTTTGGGGGCACATCAAAAGCCCATGTGAATCCTTCTTTCCACTCGGGAGTAGTGCTGTGGTTCACGACCTAATCATAGTACAAAACCACTCATGTTAAAGCATGTGCCATTGATGGTAATGGAATAATACATAATCAACAATGCAAGGGTACAGTTATAGCTTCGTATTTTTCCATCCGATATAAAATGCAGAttggaaaattttacaaaaagacTGAAGATCTAGATGTGCTAATAAAATTTCATGTGCATCAATGTTGTAGAACATATTTTGATGGATAAATGAAATGATAAGCACCGGCTTTCTTGATAAATCTATACTAGAAAATCCCAACAAGGTGATAAATTCATGCATGCCATACAAAGCGGCAAAGTCAGATGCCAACAAGTAAAATAAGAACTGATAATATTCCGAAGGCTTTATTTTCTATACCCTGGCCAATGATCATTAATGCAAAAATGCAACCCCTTTACAATATTAGAGATGAAAAAGGCCAGGAAATGGAGAACTTTCAAGGATAAGGAGCAAACTATATTCCATTTGGCCCTAGACCAAACTtaggtgccatatacagtttaTTCCAATGACTTTCAGATAGAACTCTTACCTTGGTTTGCCGGGGTGGTCCATTACCGATTGTCAATCGGCAAAATGCATTTGTGGCTCCCATGGCTTGCTTTAGGTTGTTACCACGCTTGATGGTAACAGTCAAACAGCCTGGCAAGCAGTGCAATAGGCTATCTGCTCTCTCATGGAAACTTGGAGGACAGGTTTTCATCAGCATTTGCAAGATAGGAATTGCTTCAGCTGCAATCATTGATTGAGATCTTGCAATTTCTATTGGCATGGTTGACCAAGAATGTTTTAACAAGCACATGGTGTCTAATACAGATTCTTGGGCACCCTCATTCCCTGACTTTAGTGCTGCTACGAGATGGGGAATACACAGGGTAGCTGCTTCAGAAATTTGGAGCTTAGGAAAGTTGGCGAATATCACATTTAATGTTCTCAAGACTTCTTCATTAATAGTTGCATTAGACCACAATTCTCTCTCTAAGGCAGCTGCACAACAAAATGACTACACATTTCAATATTATATGCAATGTTGAGAACCAAACGAGAGGGAAAGTAGGAACTAGTACAAAGAGAGAATAAAAACTTATGCTAGATATTGCTTGTTCGTCAGAAGCAAATATGTGGATTTTCaattaaccaaaaaataataataataaagaaaaagattTAATGACACATCTAAACACTTCAAATTAAAACAGAAAAAGTATATCACCTGTCAAAGATCTGATGAGCTCGTTTGATACGTATTCTTGAAGTGTGTGATTAGAGAATAAGAATTTGATCAGCAGTGCTGCCTGAGAAGCGACTTCTGAATTAGGAGAAAGTAAAAGTTCCTGAATAACTAATATGCCACCTGCTTCAGCAACAGCTCGCCTATTAGTTCTACTCCGCATGACAAAGTTCTGCAATGCACAAATTGCAACCATTTTCATGTCTTCTGTTGGCTGATCTTCAAGCAAGCTTACAAGTGCACGACATGCAGAAACAGAATCACTTGCTCTAGCATGTCCTTCATGCTGGGAGAGGTCTCCAAGAGCTAAAGTTGCAAGGAGCCTGCCAGATTCTGATCTTGTCTGCGGATCTAACAGGTATTGTGCTAAGGGGGCAATGGCGTACTTAGAAACCTTCATCTCTCGTATCCTTACATTGTTAAATAAAGCTTCAAGCAGTCTGCCGGAAGCTTCTTCACACTGGTGAGATCTTAGTAGATTCAACAATGCATCTATAGCTCCAGCTTCAGTCATCTGTTCAACACTTGAAGGATCACTCCTTTCATGGACAATCAAGGCATTGAGAGCCACGGTAATGGTGCTCTCCAGTGTGGAGTGCAACATTTTGACCAGAACTATTATAGGAGCTTTAAAATAGTACTCAGCATTGGAACACAGAACATTGGAGAGAATAAAAGCAGCTGATTCCCAAAGGGCATGAGGAGGCTGAGGATCATCTTGAATAATGACTTTCGAAAGCTCAAAAATACCTCCAGCATCAGCAACTGCCTTTGGCCAACTAGCAGAGATCTTTTCCAAAGCTTTAATTGCTGTTTGCTGCAGATTCAATATTCCAATTCCAGCAAGCTGTACCAGTGGCACAACTGCATTTTTCGTTGTAATGTCTTGCTGGAAATGTTCCTGTGCAAGAAGATGGGTCAATAATTCTGTTCCAAGCTGCTGAATAGCTTGAGATGGAGATTCCAAAAATGAAATCAGAGGCTCAATGACTTGACTGGGAGTCAATTTCAGAGCTGCAAGGCTTTGTGGCTTCTCCAAGATATTTACAAGTGCTTGCAAGGCACTGTGCTGTCCCCACAAACCGAAATCTGGTCGAAGTAAAACCATGAAAAGAGGCTCTATTATTTTCGCAGCATCTGAACTTCTAGCAATGGCGCTACTATTTGTCAAAATCCGGAACAACTCTGCGATTGAGGATGACAATGAACTGGACGCAAGAGGGAGTACCTCAAGACAGTTATCAATAACTCCAGCTTTGACCATGTCTGATTTGAGTGGCGTGCGGTCTTTTGCCAACTTTATGAGTGCACATATGCTGGCCTCGATAAGCTGATGGTTTCTTCCAGAAATCAAGCCAACAAGGAGATCCACAATGTCATATGCTGCTGCAAGCTCCACCTGTTGCTCATCATCCAACAATCTCTCAAAAGCATGGACTCCAGACTCCACTGCAGTACTAGTATCAGACTGCATAAGAGTAATAAGGGGCTGTATGCATTCGGAGGCTATAGGATCTGCTCTAAATTTAGTGTGTCCAAAGAGAACAAAACAAAGTTGTGCAGCATTTGTTTTCAATTCCAATGATGAAGCCGAAGACAAGATTTTGTGTAGACTCTCGAGCGGGTTTCCTTCCACATCAGTCATTAAAGCTGCTTTTGAAGCATCCCCACAAGTTAACTTGATCAAGGCAACAAGAGCAGCCTCTTGTTCACTCTCTGATGCAGCACATAGCATGTCAACCAATGGTTGTACGGCCTGCCAGGCTAACTCGGAATCAATAACATGTTCAGCATAAAAAATTTGATGAAGAGCCCTCGCAGCACTGAACCTAGCATTTTTAGAACCCAGGCGCAGAACAGCTATAAGTTGATTCAAGGAACTAAGTGATGCCTCATATTGAATAAGTTCTTGATTTCTAAATAATATCCTGAGCAAGTCGCATATATCAGCCTCTGTTGAGTCTTGAGGACTCAAAGACAGATATTTTGTTAAAGCATCAAGGGCTCCAGCTTCGCCCATGATTAATTTATTTGTATCACTTCCATCTGCAATGCGGGTTAAGAGTTGAACAGCAATTGGAGGAGCTCCAGGCCTATCTGGTATTGGTCTCAGGAGATCCACTAAAAGAGGAATAGATTTCCGTGCAGTAGAGCCAACTCTCACATCTTCAATTTCAAAAAGATGTTCTAAAACAACTTGACTAGGATTTCGTACAAGAGAAAACTCTTCAGACAAGGTAACTAAATTGGGCATATCCGATTCCCCATAGCCAATCAATGTTATCAATCCAGCAACTGCACCAGAATTTGCAATGACAAGACTTATTCCCTTGCTTCCGTTAGAAACTAGACTGGCCATTGCCTGAGCAGCAAAATATCTGTCAATAACTTCTTCAGATCTCAACAGAAGAGCAAGTGACGGTATGATGCGCATGGTTGCTGGAGATAAAACAACATTTTCATCTTGGAACAAAATAGCTAGAAGCAGGGTACTTATCCATATACCTTCCGTATCCTCAAATTCCGCCTGTAAATAAACAGTTTTCAGCTAGGCTACCAAATTTTTTGGCAAGGAATCTTATGTATCAACATACATGATGGAAAATCATATCAATGAAAACAATTTATGCAATGATTTCAGGAATAtggtaatttatatttttatctattcAGAACACATTAGGTTTTGTCATATATATAGAAAGAGGGAGAGAAGGAAAGCCATACCAGAGGATTGGAAGCATAATTTGCAAGCTTGTCAGATAGAACCTCAAGTCCACCAGCTTCCATTATGGTAATTCTGTTTTTTGGAAGACATGAAGACAGTAttaacaataaccacaaagcaacGGTTCCACCCAATACAATAGCAGGATCAGGGACATCAAACTCCTCGCCTTCCTGGAATGCCGTTCTTTCAATAAATTCTCTTGGGGCTCTACCTCTGACCTCAATTTCTAAAGAGGTACATCTTGAATTCTTCTTTGCCATATCCACTAAAGCTTCTATGAGAGGTTTTAAATACCCAGACCGATCAAGTACATCCACTGACTGCTGTTTATGTTCTTTTGCAGTACATGATAGAAGTGCAGCTCCTCCAACTCTGACTTCCAAATTGGCAGAGTTCATTGTTCTGTTGGCTAATGAACATATAGATGTTGATCTCGCAACTAATAGATCACTGAGAACAACTGGTTGATCCCCACAAAGCCTAGACAAAATTTCTATGGACTTATCTTGAAGTGGAGGAGGCCCCTCAGCAAGGCATTGCACAAGAGGCTCTAAACTTGAAGGATCCTCAGCAAGCACAGACCAAGGTGGATAAGTTAAATTCACACCCTTTTTTGTTCTAGACAAGAGTgcaaccacttctaaagcatctGCAGCATCAGTGGTGTCCATATCCATTGCATTTAAGGAATCAACAAGTGCAAGAACAGCAAAACGACACTGAGAATTTCCTACGAGCACATCACTGACTGGAAAATGCTTTAGTAATTGATGAAGAGCCCTTGATGAATTCTTTTTACCTTCTAAACTTCCATTTCCCAGCACTCTTGTCAAAGCCAAAACAACATCTTCAGCTAGTGCTTCAGCAGCAATATGAGAATCAGAGAGGAGATTGGCCAAGGCAGCAACAGCTGTTTCAGCAGCACCAATGAGAGAAGTTTTTGctaatttaattagaggtttgACATCTGCTGCTGCAATGTAAGACATCTTATTAGCAGCTTTCGACTTGCTTGGGTGAGAAAGAGCACCCAACACTCGAGCAGACTGAGTTGCAACAACTTGAGCCTTGCTAGTCAAAAGCTTCATGCAAGGTTGTACAATTTCATCAGCTACAAGACTATCGCATATATCTTTTCTTGTACTAAATAGATCAGCTAGGACAGAAGCTGCATACTCTTGAGTTTCTTCATTTGAGGAGTTGAGAACCTGGACAAGAGATTTCAGTCCTTTGTTAGCTGCAGATCCCTTAAACACAAGATCCTGATGTGGTGCCATTGTGAGTACATGGCCCAAAATTCTAACTATATGGGCCTTTTTGATTGGAGTATCTCCCAGGAGCAAAGCTAGCAATTGATTAATAGTGGCACAATCAGCTGTCCGGACAAGCTTTGTAAGAGCCTTAGCTGATGCTTCCTGTCCTTTTGGTCCACCACTTCTTAAGAGCCATAAGAAAGCTGGTACTGCACCTGCACTTTCAACGCAGGCACGGATGTCTTCACTGTGACAGCATAAATTCCATAGAATATGTGCAGCATCCTCCCTTGCCTTCTGAGATCCCATCTCCAGCAACTGCACCAATGGAGGAATCCCACCAGCAGCAGTAATGGCCCACTTGCAGTCATCAACCTGATCAGTAAGGATGGCTAGCAACTGTACTGAATGCTCTTGGTGCTGTTCGCTGGATAAGCCCAACAATGATATGAGCAACTGAATACCTTCTCGGTTACCAATAGCATCCCAAACACTGACTTTGTCACAGCATAAGCTGGTTAAAGAAAGTATTAGATGCTCCTGGACATCAGCAGCAGCCATTGTTATGAGTCCAATAAGCACCCTTTTTGCTTCTGCATGATTGAGCCATTGTGAGAGGTACGTGTTACCATACAAGCTTGCCATGGCCTCAAGGACACGATCTTGGACTAGCTTATTATCACGAGGCTTGAGTAACATAACTAATACATCCTCTATCTGTGCTACATCAAAGGGTTCCTCATCAAGGCCAGTAGTCTGCTCAAACACCATTACAGCATAAGCAAGTGCTCCAATTATGTCGGCAACCGGTGCAGCTAAGCGAGAAGATTTTGATAATTCTCCAAGATAAAGTATCAAAGCAGACATCCCTCCACAGATATTTGCTAAAGCATGTGTTGCATGGCGCTGCAAAGCTTGGGCATGCTCTCCTTGCATGCACTCTTTAGAAGGAGCAACAACAGCCCCAATAAGAATATGAATACCATTTGCATCAACGACTGCCTTTTTTGCTGCAGTTGACATTGAAGAAAGGGCTTCCAAGGCATCTGCAGCACTTGAACGGACAGAAGTATCATTATTTTGACCTACAAGCCGAAGCAAGGCTTTGACAGCTCCAGAATCTATAACTTTTGGGATGCTATCACTGAATGCCAACATCAATCTGGCCAAAAGGGAAGCTGCATTGGATTGGGCAGCAGAATTATCAGAAGAGAGAAGACCCACAATTACATCTACTCCTCCAGCCTTAAGTGTTGCTCTCCAATAACCATCCTTCTCACTGCAAAGGTTCCTCAAAGCTCCGGTAACAAACCCTTCTACCACTTTGTCCTGCTTGCTTTTTGGACTGAGTTGTTCCCATAAAGTTGGCACAACACCTTCTGTAACAAATATTTTCATACCAACATGATCATCTGAAAGACCACCAGAGGAAACTTCAAATATTGCCTCTGCTGCTGCCTTCCGGGCCTCAGTTGATTCAGACTTCAAAAGCGAGAGTAATGGTGGAATACATCCACCTAGAAGCACCTTCAGCCGTAAGTCCTCATCTTTGCATAACACAGTCAGAGTTGCAGCAACATTGAGTTTTGCTAAAGGGGTGCCGCTCCTGAGAATGGATATAAACAACGGCATTGCTTGGCCATGGGAACCAATAAGTgttcttgcttcctttctttctttggcAATACTCAGCACACGTGCTGTAATAAGTTCTTTCTCACTTGGTGAGGACGTGTAGGCATGCAGTTGCTCAATAAAACGAGCAACTGCAGCCACTGTATCATCAGAATCATCCACTCCAGTCGTTCCATTCAAATCCCTGGATATGAACAGTCAATTCATAAGTCCACAAATGACATTAACAGAACCAACCAAACTACAGATCCAAACCACTTAGAACTGTCAGAATAAATGAAAATGCATCAGATCTTTCAATTAAGACTTCAGAGATGATTTCTACAACTGGCTTGTTATATTCATTTCTTTGATTCCATTCTAATAATTTAGTAAACTAACGACTCACATAACTCACCTAAGCTTCGATGAAGATAAGGGTCCCCATTCTCGCGGTTCAGGGGACGGAGACTTTGACATTACCAACAAAGGCCACTTTAGCTTGCTCCTCGGCTTCCTGCAGAACCAGAGAAACAAACATTCAACTAAAAGAACGCTGGATCAACAGATGAAGGCCGGAAAGATCTTATAGAGAGAACACAACATGTTCATTGCAGCTTCTTTTTCTCCTATGTTTCTTTTTTCAGAACTAACATTCACCAAATGTTCAATTTCACCACAATTATGAAATACAATATCAATAAAAACTTTCCTTTAccggagaaagaaaaagaaaaggataaatTTTAGGCAATTCCCATTTCCCAGATATGAAAACGTAACAGCTTAGACATAATCGCATAGCCAATTATAATCCAATTCCGTATCTTCTGtaagaagtaaaaaaaataaaaaataaagccaAATTAGCTGTCAAATTGCTATCTTTGAACACGCAATTAAAAAAGTTACCTTTGCTGAAAATGCAAATGCCGAAGAATGCTCTTTCCTTATGACCAATCCCAAACCCTCTGTTTCTAAGCCCAGAAGCAACTTCAGCTCTTTAATCCTTCACCATTTAATCCAGTTTTAGTACAAAATAACTAAAACCCATAAAATGTAGCAATCCTATAAGGCTAACTCAAACTACTAAAGATAGTGTCTTTTCTTGGTCGACTCTTTGTTTACTAAGTATCGAAATAAAAAACCCAAATTCCAGAAATGAAAATTGAGTTGAAAAGGAAAATCAGAtctcaaatataaataaatgtagaATTAAAGGAGATTAATAAGAGTGATatcattgtttttttattattcaatggAAATGTGATGACCAAATATAAATTGACAAAGAGTACAGAGATCAAATCACAATTAGGATTTAACAGAATCTAGGGCTAGGAAAAACAAGTGTTCTTTTCTCAACTGTCAtcgatatttttagaaaaaaaaaccatttttttataaaatgaaaaaaaaagaaaggaaaaagaagaagaagaagaagctctATTACCTTAAAAATCAGAGCAAATGACAGCTCCCCAAGTGTAAACATGCAGTCACAGAGAGATGCATACAGAGGGGTAGCAAAAAGGAGTttaagagaaagagagagagagaaaaatggTACACAAAAGCAAAGAGAGAGAAAGTCTGggtcttttcatttcatttcatttctttgtcatttttcatttatatttttttaacaaaattaaatgtCATTTTGTCTGGTAGAGTAAGTTAGAAACAGTGATGAAATTAACTGTCATTTTTTTGGGTActattaacaaatttaaaatatttgatatttttgaaaatggtTTTATACTAAACACAAAAAATTAGGTAATAATAAATTACAGGAGGTCTTGGTTTAaatactttaataaaaaaattgaaaattatggTGTTTGAGCTGAAAATACTATCAtagtaatattttatataaaatacaaaaaaataaaaataaagtttagtGAAATACTTTAATAAATAcatgatttttatatgtatacACGCGTGTGATAGGATTTTTAGTGAAATACATAGTTGTTAACATTGACTCTCTTTTTCCACTTAGTTATTTTTATACTCTTAACCttcaaatttcaatcaatttattttttgttggGTAGAAAAAATTATTGAACTGATAAAGTTTTAATGATGTAACATGATAACTCACGTGACAATTTATCTATGcttcatataattaaaaaaaattaaactattcataaaaatataaaaaaagtactCACGTAAagaatgaaatatatgctaattgctatgtaagtta
The genomic region above belongs to Gossypium hirsutum isolate 1008001.06 chromosome D05, Gossypium_hirsutum_v2.1, whole genome shotgun sequence and contains:
- the LOC107940554 gene encoding protein CELLULOSE SYNTHASE INTERACTIVE 3, with the protein product MSKSPSPEPREWGPLSSSKLRDLNGTTGVDDSDDTVAAVARFIEQLHAYTSSPSEKELITARVLSIAKERKEARTLIGSHGQAMPLFISILRSGTPLAKLNVAATLTVLCKDEDLRLKVLLGGCIPPLLSLLKSESTEARKAAAEAIFEVSSGGLSDDHVGMKIFVTEGVVPTLWEQLSPKSKQDKVVEGFVTGALRNLCSEKDGYWRATLKAGGVDVIVGLLSSDNSAAQSNAASLLARLMLAFSDSIPKVIDSGAVKALLRLVGQNNDTSVRSSAADALEALSSMSTAAKKAVVDANGIHILIGAVVAPSKECMQGEHAQALQRHATHALANICGGMSALILYLGELSKSSRLAAPVADIIGALAYAVMVFEQTTGLDEEPFDVAQIEDVLVMLLKPRDNKLVQDRVLEAMASLYGNTYLSQWLNHAEAKRVLIGLITMAAADVQEHLILSLTSLCCDKVSVWDAIGNREGIQLLISLLGLSSEQHQEHSVQLLAILTDQVDDCKWAITAAGGIPPLVQLLEMGSQKAREDAAHILWNLCCHSEDIRACVESAGAVPAFLWLLRSGGPKGQEASAKALTKLVRTADCATINQLLALLLGDTPIKKAHIVRILGHVLTMAPHQDLVFKGSAANKGLKSLVQVLNSSNEETQEYAASVLADLFSTRKDICDSLVADEIVQPCMKLLTSKAQVVATQSARVLGALSHPSKSKAANKMSYIAAADVKPLIKLAKTSLIGAAETAVAALANLLSDSHIAAEALAEDVVLALTRVLGNGSLEGKKNSSRALHQLLKHFPVSDVLVGNSQCRFAVLALVDSLNAMDMDTTDAADALEVVALLSRTKKGVNLTYPPWSVLAEDPSSLEPLVQCLAEGPPPLQDKSIEILSRLCGDQPVVLSDLLVARSTSICSLANRTMNSANLEVRVGGAALLSCTAKEHKQQSVDVLDRSGYLKPLIEALVDMAKKNSRCTSLEIEVRGRAPREFIERTAFQEGEEFDVPDPAIVLGGTVALWLLLILSSCLPKNRITIMEAGGLEVLSDKLANYASNPLAEFEDTEGIWISTLLLAILFQDENVVLSPATMRIIPSLALLLRSEEVIDRYFAAQAMASLVSNGSKGISLVIANSGAVAGLITLIGYGESDMPNLVTLSEEFSLVRNPSQVVLEHLFEIEDVRVGSTARKSIPLLVDLLRPIPDRPGAPPIAVQLLTRIADGSDTNKLIMGEAGALDALTKYLSLSPQDSTEADICDLLRILFRNQELIQYEASLSSLNQLIAVLRLGSKNARFSAARALHQIFYAEHVIDSELAWQAVQPLVDMLCAASESEQEAALVALIKLTCGDASKAALMTDVEGNPLESLHKILSSASSLELKTNAAQLCFVLFGHTKFRADPIASECIQPLITLMQSDTSTAVESGVHAFERLLDDEQQVELAAAYDIVDLLVGLISGRNHQLIEASICALIKLAKDRTPLKSDMVKAGVIDNCLEVLPLASSSLSSSIAELFRILTNSSAIARSSDAAKIIEPLFMVLLRPDFGLWGQHSALQALVNILEKPQSLAALKLTPSQVIEPLISFLESPSQAIQQLGTELLTHLLAQEHFQQDITTKNAVVPLVQLAGIGILNLQQTAIKALEKISASWPKAVADAGGIFELSKVIIQDDPQPPHALWESAAFILSNVLCSNAEYYFKAPIIVLVKMLHSTLESTITVALNALIVHERSDPSSVEQMTEAGAIDALLNLLRSHQCEEASGRLLEALFNNVRIREMKVSKYAIAPLAQYLLDPQTRSESGRLLATLALGDLSQHEGHARASDSVSACRALVSLLEDQPTEDMKMVAICALQNFVMRSRTNRRAVAEAGGILVIQELLLSPNSEVASQAALLIKFLFSNHTLQEYVSNELIRSLTAALERELWSNATINEEVLRTLNVIFANFPKLQISEAATLCIPHLVAALKSGNEGAQESVLDTMCLLKHSWSTMPIEIARSQSMIAAEAIPILQMLMKTCPPSFHERADSLLHCLPGCLTVTIKRGNNLKQAMGATNAFCRLTIGNGPPRQTKVVNHSTTPEWKEGFTWAFDVPPKGQKLHIICKSKNTFGKTTLGRVTIQIDKVVTEGVYSGLFSLNHDSNKDGSSRTLEIEIIWSNRTENDENI